Genomic window (Poecile atricapillus isolate bPoeAtr1 chromosome 10, bPoeAtr1.hap1, whole genome shotgun sequence):
TAGGTCCGTGACCCGGGTAACCACGGCACGGCCCCGGGGTGAGCATGGTCCCAGGGTAGGGCTCGGACCCCGGTAAGCACAGTACGGCCCCGGGGGGAGCCCCGCGGTGAGCACGGCCCGAGAGTGAGCTCGGCCCCGGGGTGAGCACGGCCCCGGGGGTGAGCACGGCAAGGCACGGCACGGCCCCCGCTGAGCACGGCCCCGGGGGTGAGCACGGCCCCGGGATGAGCACGGCCCCGGGATGAGCACGGCCCCGAGGGTGAGCACGGCCCCGGGGTGAGCACGGCCCCGGGGTGAGCACGGCCCCGGGGTGAGCACGGCCCCGGGGTGAGCACGGCACGGCCCCGGGGGTGAGCACGGCCCCGGGTTGAGCACGGCACCGCCCCCGGTGAGCACGGCCCCGGGGTGAGCACGGCACGGCACCGCCCCCGGTGAGCACGGCCCCGGGGTGAGCACGGCACGGCACCGCCCCCGGTGAGCACGGCCCCGGTGCCGGCCCCGCTGCACCGTGCGCACGGCACGGCACCGCCCCGCGTTCTGCCCCATAAATAGCGGGCGGCCGGCTCCGGTCTGCACCGCTGGCAGCCCCACTGGACCGAGCCGAACGGAGCCAAGCTAGATTGAGCTGAGCTAAACCGAGCCGAACGGAGCCATGGACCCCCAGGACTGCACGTGTGCCGCCGGTAAGTGCCCCGTCCTGTCCCGGCTGACTCCCGCCGAACTCCCGGCTGCCTGACTCCCGGCTGATCCCGCTCTCCTTCCCTCGCTCCCCAGGTGACTCCTGCTCCTGCGCCGGGTCCTGCAAGTGCAAGAACTGCCGCTGCCGGAGCTGCCGCAAGAGTGagtggggggctcagggaggggaGACCAGGCCTTGTCTTTGAAGGGAGctgccactgccctgtgggACATCCATGGGCACCTCTCTGCTCAGTCGGGAAACTTTTAGTACTGTGGGACTCCCTGGACACGTACCTGCTCCATAGTGGAACCCCTCCTTGCCCTGTGGGACTCCACGTACACCTTCCTATTCAACAAGGGAACTCTTGCTCTGTCGGACCCAGTGGGGACCTCTCAACTCTTGCCCTGTAGACAACCCCTCTTGCCGTGTCGGTCCCGTATGGAGATCCCACCACTCCCTCTCTTGCCCTGTCGGACCCTCATGGGatccttccctcttcccctgGCCCATTGAGACACACACGCACCCTCCCCTCTaggagctgcccctgccctgtaGGACCCGCATGGAGAACTCAAACCCACTGGGATCATCAGCCTGCTCATGCAGAGGTGTTTCCCACTCCATCGGGTCCCTCTGCCTCATAGAACCCCAGTCCCTTCCACCTACCTCCTAATTCTTGTGTCCctcccccaggctgctgctcctgctgccccgcGAGCTGCAGCAACTGTGCCAAGGGCTGCGTGTGCAAGGAACCGACCAGCAgcaagtgcagctgctgccactgaGCCGCTCGCCTCTGCCTGTAAATAGTCGGCACGCTTCGGTGAcaggggggtggggggcacagaaaaaactattttttttgttgttgtttttcatgttttgtaTTGTCTGTACCAGCGGTGAAACTGGATGGAAATAAAGGAGTTTATCTGGAGGTATGAGTGCTGCTGTGGTGCTGGATTGGAGGCTGAGCATTTTCACCACTTGGGATACCTGTGTGGGAATTGTCGCTGCAGGGTGGAAGAGCGCTGCTCACAAACACCCCCATGTCCTTCCCTAAGTGGGCTCTGCACCTCcttaaagggagaaaaggagctTCACAGGGCACAGGATTGACCTCATCCTACATGGTGGGGTTGCTCTGGGAATCTTTAAGGTGCTGGTGTCCTAGGGAGGACAGGTTACACACCTGGAGGTGTGGGCAAGCAATGGAAGGAAGGGCTCTAGTCCCCTCCAGCCTTTCTTTTGCTTCATGGCAGGTGCCTCTGCACCACGCTTGGGGCTtcctttgggggaaaaatcttGTGGAAGCAAGCAGGGTGGGTGGGAAGGTGATGTGTGCCAGCAAGATGcctgccctgagctgctgctggatagCACTTGAATAAATTCTAGTGGGGACAAACCTCCATTCCTCAAGAGCTCATGCTTTGCAAACCCCAACCCATTGTAGAGCAGATCCATCCCCAAAGGGATATGTTCTCTGTAGCCTCCCCATGCCAAATACCTGGAGCTATATTGCCTGGTTCCTGCTGTGGGCAAAACCTCCAAGCAGATTTTTCCAGCTCATTTTTGGGAAGCACCTTGCTTaaagctgctgtcacctccagTTGCAGGAGGACACGTAACCATAGCCATGAATGCAGTGCTTGGCTgcctggatttggggtggctgctgggatggggaagggaaggcagtGAGAAGATACATGGGATGTGTTTTTCTCCGAAAGTCTCTGCCAAGTGAAAGAGTCACTTTTTAGGCAGCTGCTTGCCCATACACGTCTCCTGGGTGTGCCCCACCACAGATGTAAGTTCCCACCTCTGCTGCCCTTACCTGTTTTGTGCCTCTTCAGGCAAAGGGACAGTTCTGCCTGGCAAGAAAATCTGCAGTCCCTGGTGACAAGGCACCAGGGacaagagaaatttaaaaaccagcaaaactgCTCACTTGGGTATCCACATAGTCCTTTCTGCTAAGCTGGGCAGCACGAGGTGGGGTGTCTGCACAGTGggagcatttccagggatgttTCAGGCATCCAGGATGATCCCGGCTCACCCTTCCCTCAGAGTCTGCCCATCTTCAGCACGTGGCTCTGCAGGGGGTGCCCAGACTGCTCATCACCCAGATTTGTCAGTGAGAAAAGCAACGCCAAGCTCAGCACCTATTTGCCTTTTAAATGTGTTGCCTTATTGCATCAGTGTGTCTGCCTAAGCAGTCTCCCAGCATTGCTTGTTGCAACAGAGGTGTGGTGCTGGAAATGGGTTTTAAGGGTCTGCCCTGCcctaaatgtatttaaaaaacaattccaTGGGAAGACGCTTTGCTGGAAGACTGGcgtggctctgctgctggagccatATGAAACAAGATTGCGACCCCGGCCACTGTAGCGGAGGGGCTGCAGCCTGAGCCCCCCGGGGCCAGGTGCCCGCATCCTGCACCAGAAACAGAGCCGGGCGCGGATGGGGCTTCCCCTCACAGGAAGCGCCCCAGGCATCAACCGCTCCCCGTTCCCAGCAGTGTGCCAGGGTGGGACGTGGGCACACACCTCTGCATCCTGCCGGTGccagcctgccctgcctgctcctggttCTGCCTGCACGCCCATCTGGCAGAGACCCTCAGCCTTGGTGCCTTTTCAGCCTccccaggagggatttggggcgAGGAAAGCCACAGGACCAGCGGAGTGGGTGCAGAAACCCCTCTGAGGAGCTGGTCAGGGATGTACCCAGTGCCTGCCCTTGCCTGTAGCTGCTCTCAATGAGGTGGGTGGGCGCTTTCTGGTCCTCTCAGgaatattttctattaaaaaaggTACTTTTTGATGAAGCAGGAAGTGTTCTCGGTCTGTGGACAGCTCTGTATAGTGGGGGGCTGAGGGCAGCCTTTCCTTGATCCAAGAGGCTGATGTGCTTTATCCAGCCCCGCGAAGAAAAGCCCAGCTCAGTTTGCCAAGGTTTGAGGTGACCATGCATCCCCTCTGGGGACCCAGaggagccagggcagggggatCCTGGGCGCACTCCCAGatgagcagccctgcagctgctcacGGGGCTGCATTCAGTTCTGCTTTTTCTGGCTGTGTGTGAATCCCAGGGGCACGATGGATGTCCGTGACCCTGCGAGGCGCTGATACACACCATGTGCAGCAGGGACACGTGCCCTGTACAGCAAGGATGTGCGCTCTGTGCAGAGGAGTGATGCACTGTGTGCAGAGGAGACGAGCACCCTGCGCACACCCCTGGAACCTCTGCGCCGAGGGGACATCGTCCTGTGCCGAGGGGACAAGCGCTGTGTGCACCGGGGACATGCACCCAGCGCAGAGTAAACACACCTTGTGCAGAGGCGGCAGGAACGTGTGCACAGGGGAAATAACACCCTGCCCGCAGGGCACGGGCacccagggcagaggggaaaTGGACACAGTGCGGAGGGGAAAACACAGTCACAGAATTGTTGGAAAGGTTGGAAAATCCCTATAAGGTCATCGAGTTCAGCTGCTACCCCAGCAGTGCTAAGCCCACCCCTAAACCAAGTGATACATCTACACgtttttaaaatctctgcagGGGTGGTGACTCCGCTGCTTTcctaggcagcctgttccagtgtttgacaaCATTTTCAGTGAAGTATTTTGACTAATATCCGGTCTGAAATATCCGTGGCACAGAGATGAAAAGCACCCTATGCTCATGAGATGGGCACCCAGTGTGGAGGGTACAGGTATCCGAGACAGAGGGGACAGCTCCCGGCGCATCCCGGGCAAGGGAAGAGGCGCCCTGCGCTCCCAGTGTAGAGGGACGGGCAcccacagaggggacagcaccCCGTGCCCCCTGTGCAGAGGACCCGAGTCCCGCCCCAGGAATGGCTCTCCCGGGCGGCtccgctcccggtgccgccgAGCGCTTCCACAGGGATCTGCTGCCACCTGCCTGCCCGCAGCaccgccgcccgcccggccccggctcccTGCCTGTCCCCGCTTCCCTCGGCCCTGCCTGGATGTGCTCCTGCCCGGCCCCAGTCCCTCGGGACGGCTGTTTCCCCATCCCGCTCCGGAGGGCACCAGAGCCGGTCTCCGGGCGGAGCAGGACTTCCCTCGCTCTGGAAAGGTGTCCCGGGAGCCTGGAAGGGCTCAGTGAGAGCCGGGGTTCTACTGTCGCCCTACCAAGGCACCCATCCCATCAGGACACCCATAATACCAGGACAACCGTCCCACCAAGGCATCTTTCCTACCAGGGCATGCGTTCCACCAGGACATCCGGCCGGGGACAAGTGCTCCCCTCAAACTGGAGCGACAAGCAAGAACGTACCCTGACCTCCTGCAAGCACTTGGCAATGAGGAGGAGAGACTACagcctgtgccagcactgcctctgGCCTGGGGACTGCTTTTTACACGGGAAAATTGGGAAATAGGGACTGCATTAATGGGGAAATCTCTTCAGCTTTGAAGGTTTGATGGATGATGTTTTGGAACAGTAGCAAGGTTCAGACATCATCTCTTACACAAGCAGGCTGTCACCTTTCGTGTCCAAGAAATTCCGAGTTCCCGGATTCTGCCTGACAAATCCTGTCAGTGTCATTGGCAGTATCGTGTGTGTGGCCAAGAGGGGACCAAACACAGCGCACCCCTCTACACCCTCCAGACACCATTGTACAGGTGATGGTTAGAGTACCTGCTGGCTGTTTGTTTGCTAGCATTTGGCCATTGGAGGTAAAATCGGGATGAATTCATTATCCTCATTTTACCTCCCAAGGAATCAGCTCACAGATGGGGTTTACCAGCAAGAGTCAGCGCTGACTAAGAAAGGAGAGGGAGAATAGAGAGGAACAACCCCATGCACATTATTTCTGTCTGTATATCTCTTATTTCGGTGATTGCGGCGCGCGCAGCACGGAGAGGCGGGATGCAGCCTCGAACCCGCGGTCTCCAGAGGCAGCCGCCCCCCCACATTCGGTCCGCGCCCCCCTCGGCGCGCCTCAGTAAAGTTGTTCTCGCGAGGGGGCGGGAACCGGCACGCGGCGGAGAACGGCGGCTGGGCCAATAGAAGCACGCGGCTGCGGGACGCGCGGCGGCTCGGCCAATGGGAGCACGGGGAAGGATGAGAGGGCAGCCAATGGGGGAGCGCGGCGCGGGCAcggcgggcgcggcgggcggcgcggAGCGCAGGTGAGGTGAGGGTGCCGCGCGGGCGGGCCGGGGCTCAGCGTCCCTCCGCCTCTTTCTCTCGCTTCTTCCCCGTCTCCGGTGCTCGCTGCCTGCTCCTCCCCGCGTCCGGAGCCCCCGGCAGCTGCCCCCGCCCATGGCTTCCTCTCTGGCCCTGCAGGCCGCTGCGGCGGGAGGCTGGCTGGGAGCGCTCCGGGCCTCCTCGTGGGGCTCCCCggaagctgctgctgtcagtaACCCGCGCTAAAGCAGCGGGGCCGGCTGTGGATGCGCGGGGAGGGCTCTGTTCTTCCGCTTTGTGCTGGTCGGCAGTGCCAAGCCCGGCTGTAGAAGGGGAATTTAGTGTTTAACCAAAGTGCAATGTTGGTGCTTCAGGAAGCAGAAGTTGATTGTCTGGGAAGGTTTCAGGAGGACGggtttgtgtatgtgtgtgttttggtGTCTGTTTCGAGTTCTGTGCATGGGGGTCGTTCTTCCCCGCTGTGGGTTTGCTGGTTGGTTCCTAGGAATTCATAGAATATTAAGGGATTGGAAAGGACTTCGAAGCTTATCTTTCCACCCCTCCtaccacaggcagggacaccttctgctagaccaggttgctcaaggcattatccaacttggccttgaacactgccagggatgggcagTCACAACCTCCCAGGGCAATgtgtgccagtgtctcaccaccttcactgtaaagaatttcttcctaaatctaaatttcccctctttcaatGATTATCTATTACTCCTTGTCCTATTACTACAGTTCCTGACTCTGAGAGTCCCTCTCTGGCTTTACTGTAGGGaccccttcagatactggaagaATATATGAACAGTAAGTAGAAGGGCTTGAATTAAAGTCCAGGTGCAAAGAACggctgctttttttctcctgcagtttGGTCATGTTCTAGGGACAATAGTTAATGGTATGGAGAGCTAAGGTGATAGAAAGGAACACCAGTTCCTGTGTGCTTTAGTGCTGTTTCACTTACGTAGTGAAAAAAGTTTTCCTACTGCTTGGAAAAACTTACAAATAGAAAAACCTTAAAATTGCTTGGAAGACTGTATGTGATTCTGTCATGTAAATCCATAAGGTTTCTGTGGTGCAGCTATGACAGGAAATTCAGTGAGGGGAGAGGATATGGGTTTTCAtgtaaggaaattaaaatactgaACCAAATGCTCTGTCTAATGAGGGTCAGTTTGCCGCCCTGTGCAAGTTATTGCCCTGCTGAGCTGGGTGCTTAAAATAAAGACTAAGTGTTTGGAAAAGAGGGGAAGTGGTAGGATGGCAAAACTGCCTGCTGAGTCAGTTATTCAGAACAGTGGGGACTTGAGACCATTATGAGAAATTTATGGCAGATAAAAGGAAGTGTTGACAAATGTGTGATAGTGTGTTTTGGTAGAAATCACTTCAAATGCCTACTCTTCAGGTGCACTTCAAATAATTAACAGTGAAGAGAAGTGTTCTGTGCCCTTTCTTGTCCTTTCTCACAGTGCAAGTAACCCAATGTTACTGCCtttaaaactttgaaaaaagccatttttgttCAACATACCTACTGTAAGGGCTCTCTGGGGTCATAAGAAGGTTCGACTTCTGCATATCTACCTACAGAtgagatgaagaagaaaaaatcagGACTGAAAGCCTTTTTATAGGAGGCAGAGGAGCATTAATTGATCAGTGTTAGAAGAAACAATAGGTTTCTAAGGTTGTGGGATCTACTCAGGGTTTTCCTGTATCTGCCTTTTGTTGCATGGAGATCAGGTTATTATACCAGATGGGGTGCCAAATATAGCTTGAAGCTTTTCGGTATTTGTTTTTAAGGTGGCCTGTTGTGATTTTATCTGGGTTTAGTGTAGTTAGAGTATAGAAGCTTTCCCTCTGTTAGGTTTGATAAACATTGTGTTTTATGGTGTGAAAATGTGCAGCCGGTATTTGGGTTGTACAATTGTCCACCTGCTCTTTGATTATCATCTCTGTGTTTCTTAATCACTTCTCCTGTCTCTAACACAGGGCTTGCGTTGCTGACTTCTCTGAAATGTCTGGATGTCTGCTTATGCCAAGTGCCATGCGAGAGCTGGGTATTATTGCTGCTGCTCAGACAGAATTCCCCAGGCCTGCAAAGTGGACCTTTTACTTATTCATGTTTAGCTTAGTAGACAGAAGCTGTTCCACTCTCTGTAGCAAATCAGGCTTGGAGCCTgttgaaaaagcatttttatctCAGATCTTGGCTGTAGGAAGTAGAGCATTGCTGGCTTGCCCTTACTCCTTGAgctcttgtgttttctttccacaAGAAGCTGATCCTGACTCATCAGACTGGGTCTTTTGAGCACTTTGAGGTGGGAGCCTCTTAGAGAAGCCAACACCGAtttcatcctttttctttcccattttgaAGAATCATTCTGCAACTTGTGGAACTTGTGAATGTAGTGGGTGAGgctttccttctcctctgtggcttcttcctttctttttcccagagTGCTGGGAAAACCTAATTTTCTTAGTGTTTCTCAAAGTTAATTGGTTAGTTTACACAAACCTTGTTAATGTGTGAAGTACAGCAGACATTTGCACATGCATTGGAGTATGTCAGCTTTGTGTATTTCTGAATCTAGTACAGTAAAATGTTCATCGTGGTCATATTTGGAGTAGAATAGCTAGTTTTCTTCCTAAGATAGCATTGTAGTGTTTTGAGGagttttaagtgtttttttagGTAAGCAATCATCAATTATAATCAGTCTGAATAGACTTAAGAAACCtgtcatattttctgttttctttgtggCTTAAACTTAGTCAACTTGTACAATATACAGTGCTTATGTGTGGTTTTAAATGTTGAGGAAATCAAACTGGGGTTTAATGGAATCATAGTCTAATGCAGCAGCTTCTATTGATAAGTCATCAAAGTTGTTTTACAGAGGAGCTCTTTCAGTCCTGGCTTTTAGCCCAAGGTCAATCTGGTTTCACCGaagttaatttaatttctgaagtattttctttctcttaggTGTTGGTTGttgctccttccccagccagACATGAAAATCTGCCATTGCTGTGCTCGTTACTGTGGAAGCAGTTTCCATCTTGCACAGCAGCATGAAGAGTCAGACTGCAGTCCCTTGAATGCAATAAATTCTTTCAGGGTGGAGACAAATTTGTGCTGAATATACGAATATTCAGTCTAAATGTTTGAATTCTGTCACTTAGAAAAAGCTATTTAGTGTTGACTCTCTCAGTTTTGAGATGCTGCTTCCAGTACTTGGTTATAATCACAGGTACTTTAACTTGCTCCAAAATAACCAGTTTATTCTGTATTTGCTGAATTAGGTTCCGTTTCACAGAATTGTTGCAATTGTCCTACACAGGCAAACTTATGTGACAGACCTTATATGGTATTAACGTGGTGTCTGCAGGTAAAAAGTGCAGGTTTGGGAGCAGTTCTGTAGCACTCATTTTTCACGTTTTTGGTTTCAGCAGCCTGAGAGGTTGGTGCTTCTGACACTCCCAGGTTTTTATCTTGGTAATGAAAAGAGGAGGTGGACCAGATCGGATCAAATCAAGCTGATGTCTGTGTTCTCCCAGTCATTGCTCCTGGAGGATCTGATCAGTCTTTGAATGTTCAGGAGTGTGGCTGTTCTGGTCAGTGTCTGCCAGCAGGGGCTGTTCCTGGCAGGGGTGCATCTGAGTTATTGCAAGTAAAAACTGGGAAGATGTTCTGTACTGCATTGCAGGGCATGAAACTGCTTATTTccaccctcctcttccctgtTCCACTCTGTCTCGGTGGCACGCTAATCTGTTCAAACAGATCCGGTCTCTGCTATCTCACCTGATTTAACAAGTCACTGCAAATACAATTATTCCCTCCCCCAGCTTTCCAGAAGTGTGTGGGGAGTGCTTGTGAAATTCTCCATTCCTGGATGCTGCTGTTAGAGTTTGTCCTGGCACCCAGGCAGGAGGGATCGGTTTCTCTCTCAAACTGCATAAGTCTGAATGAATCATCATGCAGTGCTTTTAAATCATTTGTCCAGATAGAGGAAaacactgccactgctgctgggtAGTTGTACTTGGGAATGGTGGTGAGAACGTGAGGAATGTTCAAATTCTACTG
Coding sequences:
- the LOC131582839 gene encoding metallothionein-2, translating into MDPQDCTCAAGDSCSCAGSCKCKNCRCRSCRKSCCSCCPASCSNCAKGCVCKEPTSSKCSCCH